Proteins encoded by one window of Labrus bergylta chromosome 2, fLabBer1.1, whole genome shotgun sequence:
- the tmc1 gene encoding transmembrane channel-like protein 1 isoform X2: protein MRMQKRRDFLKLCNFIYAQSTESWGEFFLGGRRITRMSRSSLITSENDIDIGLELTGDEDDVSTLQEGQERKRHRGRRKAGEREKKKRPRRNREASAAGEAKEEESQAQPQKGKRGRRRRERTEAEEAEGNQRGEEKHAKIKSGKAEKTRKNVRNEKTQKKDQEEEEEEEEEEEAGSRNSKRKKRRASAKEEEKEEVESKHKVKEQTQEVKEKKKKKKKKHKKVETSSEQDTSEEEDKDEADNEEIGVRPESLTPEELEKLKEAVDERKKLIQGLRGKPWPMKKKLVTLRESQEFVEKYEGALGKGKGRKLYAYKVMMNKKWMKFQRDFENFKTACIPWEMKIKEIESHFGSSVASYFLFLRWMYGINMILFGLTFGLVMVPEALMGRPYGSIPRKTVPRAEEASAMDFAVLWDFGGYAQYSVLFYGYYNNQRAIGWLKFRMPLSYFLVGVGTVAYSYMVVIRTMARNANDSGVGDDNSFNFSWKMFTSWDYLIGNPETADNKFASITTSFKEAILEEQESRKDDNIHLTRFLRVLANFLVLCCLAGSGYLIYFVVRRSQKFALDGLDTHSWWERNEVNMVMSLLGMFCPMLFDVISTLENYHPRVALQWQLGRIFALFLGNLYTFIIALMDEINLKREEEKIVKFNITMWEASLYNGTVSENSTALPITIQPADVPRGPCWETMVGQEFVRLIISDTMTTYITLLIGDFLRAVLVRFLNYCWCWDLEAGFPSYSEFDVSGNVLGLIFNQGMIWMGAFYAPCLPALNVLRLHVSMYLQCWAVMCCNVPQERVFKASGSNNFYMAMLLVILFLSTLPAIYTIVTIPPSFDCGPFSGKKRMFDVIQETLESDFPAWFSKVFSYASNPGLVLPFMLLMVLAIYYLQSTSKSYKEANVELKKKLQTQNEENKKKNKRAALKAQMDLEEAKKATSHGDGPEHQKNNNASLKDQEDWEDNQGNGPRLYRGRNERNPSALRIKECHLPATNAPVPRSHHHGSHGAPGYLPGLPLQSEPRMYRVPSMQRH, encoded by the exons ATGAGGATGCAGAAGAGGAGAGACTTTCTGAAACTCTGCAACTTTATTTACGCGCAGTCTACTGAAAGCTGGGGAGAATTTTTTTTAGGAGGACGCAGGATCACGAGAATGTCTCGGAGCAGTCTCATCACCTCTGAGAACGACA TTGACATAGGACTGGAATTAACAG GGGACGAGGATGATGTTTCCACTTTGCAAGAGggacaggagagaaaaagacacagaggaagaagaaaggctggtgaaagagagaagaagaagagaccaCGAAGGAACAGAGAAGCATCTGCAGCAGGAGAGGCCAAAGAGGAGGAATCACAGGCCCAGCCTCAAAAAGGAAAGAGGggcaggagaaggagagaaaggactgaagcagaagaagcagaaggTAACCAGAGGGGTGAGGAGAAGCatgctaaaataaaaagtggTAAGGCAGAAAAAACGAGGAAGAATGTaagaaatgagaaaacacaaaaaaaagatcaggaggaggaggaggaggaggaggaggaggaggaagctggTAGTAGAAATtccaagagaaaaaagagacgTGCAAGCgccaaagaagaagagaaggaagaggttGAAAGTAAACATAAAGTTAAGGAGCAGACACAAGAAgtaaaggagaagaagaagaagaagaagaagaaacacaagaaagtTGAAACAAG TTCAGAGCAGGACACAAGCGAGGAAGAAGACAAAGATGAAGCGGACAACGAGGAGATAGGGGTGAGGCCAGAGTCTCTGACACCGGAGGAGCTGGAGAAACTGAAGGAGGCGGTGGACGAGAGGAAGAAACTGATCCAGGGACTGAGGGGGAAACCGTGGCCCATGAAGAAGAAACTTGTGACTTTACG GGAGtctcaggagtttgtggagaaATATGAAGGAGCTTtgggaaaaggaaaaggaaggaAACTCTATGCTTACAAGGTCATGATGAACAAG AAATGGATGAAGTTCCAACGAGACTTTGAGAACTTCAAAACTGCCTGCATACCGTGGGAGATGAAAATCAAGGAGATTGAAA GTCACTTTGGCTCCTCGGTTGCGTCTTATTTCCTCTTCCTGAGGTGGATGTATGGCATCAACATGATCTTGTTTGGTCTGACCTTTGGCCTTGTTATGGTGCCAGAG GCACTGATGGGCCGGCCGTATGGCAGCATCCCAAGAAAGACTGTCCCCAGGGCAGAAGAGGCCAGTGCCATGGACTTTGCTGTCTTATGGGACTTTGGA GGTTATGCTCAGTATTCAGTCCTTTTCTATGGTTACTATAACAACCAGCGTGCCATTGGCTGGCTCAAGTTCCGTATGCCTCTATCGTACTTCCTGGTTGGTGTGGGAACAGTGGCCTACAGCTACATGGTGGTCATAAGAAC GATGGCCCGTAATGCTAACGACTCAGGGGTTGGTGACGATAACAGCTTTAATTTCAGCTGGAAAATGTTCACAAGTTGGGACTACCTGATTGGAAACCCTGAAACTGCAGATAATAAGTTTGCCTCCATTACCACAAGTTTCAAG GAAGCAATCTTAGAGGAGCAAGAGAGCAGAAAGGACGACAACATCCACCTGACTCGTTTTCTTCGTGTACTGGCAAACTTCCTGGTCTTGTGCTGTTTAGCAGGAAGTGGATACCTCATCTACTTTGTTGTCCGGCGCTCCCAGAAGTTTGCCCTTGATGGACTGGATACTCACAGCTGGTGGGAGAGGAATGAG GTTAACATGGTGATGTCATTACTGGGGATGTTCTGCCCCATGTTGTTTGACGTCATCAGCACCCTAGAAAACTACCACCCTCGGGTGGCCCTGCAGTGGCAGCTGGGTCGCATCTTTGCTCTCTTCTTAGGGAATCTTTACACCTTCATCATCGCACTCATGGATGAGATCAACCTCAAA agggaggaggaaaagatAGTGAAATTTAATATAACCATGTGGGAAGCCAGTCTTTACAATGGTACAGTGTCAGAAAATAGTACAGCGTTGCCCATCACTATCCAGCCTGCTGATGTTCCCAGAGGGCCGTGCTGGGAGACCATGGTGGGACAG GAGTTTGTCAGACTGATCATATCTGATACCATGACAACCTACATCACGCTGTTGATTGGGGATTTTCTGAGAGCCGTGCTTGTTCGTTTCCTAAACTACTGCTGGTGTTGGGACCTTGAGGCCGGATTT CCATCTTACTCTGAGTTTGATGTCAGTGGTAATGTTCTGGGCCTAATCTTCAATCAAGGAATGATATG GATGGGAGCTTTCTACGCCCCCTGCCTGCCTGCCCTGAACGTCCTTCGCCTCCACGTGTCCATGTACCTACAGTGCTGGGCTGTCATGTGCTGTAATGTGCCGCAGGAAAGAGTCTTCAAGGCCTCTGGCTCCAACAACTTCTACATGGCCATGCTCCTGGTCATCCTCTTCCTGTCCACACTGCCTGCCATCTACACCATCGTCACCATCCCCCCATCCTTTGATTGTGGACCTTTCAG TGGGAAAAAGCGTATGTTTGATGTGATCCAAGAGACCCTTGAGTCGGACTTCCCTGCGTGGTTTAGCAAAGTGTTCAGCTACGCCTCTAACCCTGGACTGGTGCTGCCCTTTATGTTGCTGATGGT ATTGGCCATTTATTACTTGCAATCCACATCCAAAAGCTACAAAGAAGCTAATGTGGAACTGAAGAAAAAACTACAAACG CAAAATGaggagaacaagaagaagaacaaacgAGCAGCATTGAAAGCACAGATGGATCTAGAGGAGGCCAAAAAAGCCACATCACACGGTGATGGTCCAGAGCATCAAAAGAACAACAATGCCTCACTAAAAGACCAGGAAG ACTGGGAAGACAACCAGGGAAATGGGCCAAGACTGTATCGTGGTAGGAATGAACGCAACCCTTCTGCTCTCCGAATTAAAGAATGTCATCTCCCAGCTACCAATGCTCCTGTGCCCAGGTCACATCACCATGGCAGCCATGGCGCTCCTGGGTACCTGCCCGGTCTGCCTCTGCAAAGTGAACCCAGGATGTACCGGGTGCCGAGCATGCAGAGACACTGA
- the zfand5a gene encoding AN1-type zinc finger protein 5a — translation MAQETNQSPVPMLCAMGCGFYGNPRTNGMCSVCYKENLSRQQSSDRMSPLSPMGSAGSPSSEASAIQILEASLAKVEASPASSPDMSRNIQGSLPVTQQMTEMSISREDKPESLEPVISQPAATSPSPVASSSSEESKGDTPKPKKNRCFMCRKRVGLTGFDCRCGNLFCGIHRYSDKHNCPYDYKAEAAAKIRKENPVVVADKIQRI, via the exons ATGGCCCAAGAGACGAACCAGAGCCCGGTGCCCATGCTTTGTGCCATGGGCTGTGGTTTCTATGGCAACCCTAGAACCAATGGTATGTGCTCTGTATGCTACAAGGAAAACCTGTCACGGCAGCAGAGCAGCGACCGCATGAGCCCCCTCAGCCCTATGG GCTCCGCTGGTAGTCCATCCTCAGAGGCATCAGCCATCCAAATACTAGAAGCCAGTCTAGCCAAGGTTGAAGCCTCCCCTGCCTCTTCACCAGACATGTCTAG AAATATTCAAGGATCTCTTCCTGTGACTCAACAAATGACAGAGATGAGCATTTCGAGAGAGGACAAGCCAGAATCCCTAGAGCCTG TTATTAGCCAGCCTGCTGCTACTAGCCCTTCTCCTGTAGCTTCTTCCAGCAGTGAAGAAAGCAAGGGTGACACCCCCAAACCCAAGAAGAATAGGTGCTTCATGTGCCGCAAAAGGGTGGGCCTTACAG GGTTCGACTGTCGCTGTGGCAACCTTTTCTGTGGCATCCACCGGTACTCGGACAAGCACAACTGCCCCTATGATTACAAGGCTGAGGCTGCTGCCAAGATCCGCAAAGAGAACCCTGTGGTGGTAGCTGACAAGATCCAGAGAATATAG
- the tmc1 gene encoding transmembrane channel-like protein 1 isoform X1 — protein sequence MRMQKRRDFLKLCNFIYAQSTESWGEFFLGGRRITRMSRSSLITSENDIDIGLELTGDEDDVSTLQEGQERKRHRGRRKAGEREKKKRPRRNREASAAGEAKEEESQAQPQKGKRGRRRRERTEAEEAEGNQRGEEKHAKIKSGKAEKTRKNVRNEKTQKKDQEEEEEEEEEEEAGSRNSKRKKRRASAKEEEKEEVESKHKVKEQTQEVKEKKKKKKKKHKKVETSSEQDTSEEEDKDEADNEEIGVRPESLTPEELEKLKEAVDERKKLIQGLRGKPWPMKKKLVTLRESQEFVEKYEGALGKGKGRKLYAYKVMMNKKWMKFQRDFENFKTACIPWEMKIKEIESHFGSSVASYFLFLRWMYGINMILFGLTFGLVMVPEALMGRPYGSIPRKTVPRAEEASAMDFAVLWDFGGYAQYSVLFYGYYNNQRAIGWLKFRMPLSYFLVGVGTVAYSYMVVIRTMARNANDSGVGDDNSFNFSWKMFTSWDYLIGNPETADNKFASITTSFKEAILEEQESRKDDNIHLTRFLRVLANFLVLCCLAGSGYLIYFVVRRSQKFALDGLDTHSWWERNEVNMVMSLLGMFCPMLFDVISTLENYHPRVALQWQLGRIFALFLGNLYTFIIALMDEINLKREEEKIVKFNITMWEASLYNGTVSENSTALPITIQPADVPRGPCWETMVGQEFVRLIISDTMTTYITLLIGDFLRAVLVRFLNYCWCWDLEAGFPSYSEFDVSGNVLGLIFNQGMIWMGAFYAPCLPALNVLRLHVSMYLQCWAVMCCNVPQERVFKASGSNNFYMAMLLVILFLSTLPAIYTIVTIPPSFDCGPFSGKKRMFDVIQETLESDFPAWFSKVFSYASNPGLVLPFMLLMVLAIYYLQSTSKSYKEANVELKKKLQTQNEENKKKNKRAALKAQMDLEEAKKATSHGDGPEHQKNNNASLKDQEVDWEDNQGNGPRLYRGRNERNPSALRIKECHLPATNAPVPRSHHHGSHGAPGYLPGLPLQSEPRMYRVPSMQRH from the exons ATGAGGATGCAGAAGAGGAGAGACTTTCTGAAACTCTGCAACTTTATTTACGCGCAGTCTACTGAAAGCTGGGGAGAATTTTTTTTAGGAGGACGCAGGATCACGAGAATGTCTCGGAGCAGTCTCATCACCTCTGAGAACGACA TTGACATAGGACTGGAATTAACAG GGGACGAGGATGATGTTTCCACTTTGCAAGAGggacaggagagaaaaagacacagaggaagaagaaaggctggtgaaagagagaagaagaagagaccaCGAAGGAACAGAGAAGCATCTGCAGCAGGAGAGGCCAAAGAGGAGGAATCACAGGCCCAGCCTCAAAAAGGAAAGAGGggcaggagaaggagagaaaggactgaagcagaagaagcagaaggTAACCAGAGGGGTGAGGAGAAGCatgctaaaataaaaagtggTAAGGCAGAAAAAACGAGGAAGAATGTaagaaatgagaaaacacaaaaaaaagatcaggaggaggaggaggaggaggaggaggaggaggaagctggTAGTAGAAATtccaagagaaaaaagagacgTGCAAGCgccaaagaagaagagaaggaagaggttGAAAGTAAACATAAAGTTAAGGAGCAGACACAAGAAgtaaaggagaagaagaagaagaagaagaagaaacacaagaaagtTGAAACAAG TTCAGAGCAGGACACAAGCGAGGAAGAAGACAAAGATGAAGCGGACAACGAGGAGATAGGGGTGAGGCCAGAGTCTCTGACACCGGAGGAGCTGGAGAAACTGAAGGAGGCGGTGGACGAGAGGAAGAAACTGATCCAGGGACTGAGGGGGAAACCGTGGCCCATGAAGAAGAAACTTGTGACTTTACG GGAGtctcaggagtttgtggagaaATATGAAGGAGCTTtgggaaaaggaaaaggaaggaAACTCTATGCTTACAAGGTCATGATGAACAAG AAATGGATGAAGTTCCAACGAGACTTTGAGAACTTCAAAACTGCCTGCATACCGTGGGAGATGAAAATCAAGGAGATTGAAA GTCACTTTGGCTCCTCGGTTGCGTCTTATTTCCTCTTCCTGAGGTGGATGTATGGCATCAACATGATCTTGTTTGGTCTGACCTTTGGCCTTGTTATGGTGCCAGAG GCACTGATGGGCCGGCCGTATGGCAGCATCCCAAGAAAGACTGTCCCCAGGGCAGAAGAGGCCAGTGCCATGGACTTTGCTGTCTTATGGGACTTTGGA GGTTATGCTCAGTATTCAGTCCTTTTCTATGGTTACTATAACAACCAGCGTGCCATTGGCTGGCTCAAGTTCCGTATGCCTCTATCGTACTTCCTGGTTGGTGTGGGAACAGTGGCCTACAGCTACATGGTGGTCATAAGAAC GATGGCCCGTAATGCTAACGACTCAGGGGTTGGTGACGATAACAGCTTTAATTTCAGCTGGAAAATGTTCACAAGTTGGGACTACCTGATTGGAAACCCTGAAACTGCAGATAATAAGTTTGCCTCCATTACCACAAGTTTCAAG GAAGCAATCTTAGAGGAGCAAGAGAGCAGAAAGGACGACAACATCCACCTGACTCGTTTTCTTCGTGTACTGGCAAACTTCCTGGTCTTGTGCTGTTTAGCAGGAAGTGGATACCTCATCTACTTTGTTGTCCGGCGCTCCCAGAAGTTTGCCCTTGATGGACTGGATACTCACAGCTGGTGGGAGAGGAATGAG GTTAACATGGTGATGTCATTACTGGGGATGTTCTGCCCCATGTTGTTTGACGTCATCAGCACCCTAGAAAACTACCACCCTCGGGTGGCCCTGCAGTGGCAGCTGGGTCGCATCTTTGCTCTCTTCTTAGGGAATCTTTACACCTTCATCATCGCACTCATGGATGAGATCAACCTCAAA agggaggaggaaaagatAGTGAAATTTAATATAACCATGTGGGAAGCCAGTCTTTACAATGGTACAGTGTCAGAAAATAGTACAGCGTTGCCCATCACTATCCAGCCTGCTGATGTTCCCAGAGGGCCGTGCTGGGAGACCATGGTGGGACAG GAGTTTGTCAGACTGATCATATCTGATACCATGACAACCTACATCACGCTGTTGATTGGGGATTTTCTGAGAGCCGTGCTTGTTCGTTTCCTAAACTACTGCTGGTGTTGGGACCTTGAGGCCGGATTT CCATCTTACTCTGAGTTTGATGTCAGTGGTAATGTTCTGGGCCTAATCTTCAATCAAGGAATGATATG GATGGGAGCTTTCTACGCCCCCTGCCTGCCTGCCCTGAACGTCCTTCGCCTCCACGTGTCCATGTACCTACAGTGCTGGGCTGTCATGTGCTGTAATGTGCCGCAGGAAAGAGTCTTCAAGGCCTCTGGCTCCAACAACTTCTACATGGCCATGCTCCTGGTCATCCTCTTCCTGTCCACACTGCCTGCCATCTACACCATCGTCACCATCCCCCCATCCTTTGATTGTGGACCTTTCAG TGGGAAAAAGCGTATGTTTGATGTGATCCAAGAGACCCTTGAGTCGGACTTCCCTGCGTGGTTTAGCAAAGTGTTCAGCTACGCCTCTAACCCTGGACTGGTGCTGCCCTTTATGTTGCTGATGGT ATTGGCCATTTATTACTTGCAATCCACATCCAAAAGCTACAAAGAAGCTAATGTGGAACTGAAGAAAAAACTACAAACG CAAAATGaggagaacaagaagaagaacaaacgAGCAGCATTGAAAGCACAGATGGATCTAGAGGAGGCCAAAAAAGCCACATCACACGGTGATGGTCCAGAGCATCAAAAGAACAACAATGCCTCACTAAAAGACCAGGAAG TAGACTGGGAAGACAACCAGGGAAATGGGCCAAGACTGTATCGTGGTAGGAATGAACGCAACCCTTCTGCTCTCCGAATTAAAGAATGTCATCTCCCAGCTACCAATGCTCCTGTGCCCAGGTCACATCACCATGGCAGCCATGGCGCTCCTGGGTACCTGCCCGGTCTGCCTCTGCAAAGTGAACCCAGGATGTACCGGGTGCCGAGCATGCAGAGACACTGA